The sequence GGTATCGAAATGGAAAAGGAACTCATCAGGGTATATGGTAATAATAATAAACTGGTTGCAAGTCATGTTTTATTGACTAAGTCCTTTAAATTTATGAGGATAAAGGCGAGCATTTTGAAGGCAAGAAACATTTCTGCCAGCCGTTCATACCGTACTACTAATCGTCTAAATTTGTCTTCCCATGCAAATGTACGCTCAATCGTGAACCGTTTCTTGTATGATGCTTGATCTAAATTTACATCTAATTCTGCTTGAG comes from Rhodothermia bacterium and encodes:
- a CDS encoding transposase, with the protein product QAELDVNLDQASYKKRFTIERTFAWEDKFRRLVVRYERLAEMFLAFKMLAFILINLKDLVNKT